In Methanobacterium spitsbergense, a single genomic region encodes these proteins:
- a CDS encoding DUF4411 family protein, with the protein MTDFEYIIDSSVILRRAVGQTFELDLFPFHWKNFDEKIQDGIFVSVPSVKTEINVRNKAALKWSNNNNIMFDVDMADPKVVSKLNFLSSTFPIWYEKGIEKPVWADPELIAFAMAHNKVLVTCEKCNINGREHNFRIPTICSKLGAYCHIRGKYTKNIPFTNSFQCIDFQELIEREKLYES; encoded by the coding sequence ATGACTGATTTTGAATATATAATTGATTCTTCAGTTATACTCCGGAGAGCAGTAGGTCAGACATTTGAATTAGATTTATTTCCCTTTCATTGGAAGAATTTTGATGAAAAAATTCAAGATGGAATATTTGTCTCAGTTCCATCCGTTAAAACAGAAATTAATGTTAGAAATAAAGCTGCGTTAAAATGGTCAAATAATAATAATATAATGTTTGATGTTGATATGGCTGATCCTAAAGTAGTATCTAAACTTAATTTTTTATCATCTACATTTCCAATATGGTATGAAAAGGGGATTGAAAAACCAGTGTGGGCAGATCCAGAATTAATTGCTTTTGCGATGGCACATAATAAAGTTTTAGTAACATGTGAAAAATGTAATATTAATGGTAGGGAACATAATTTTAGAATTCCTACTATATGTTCTAAATTAGGGGCTTATTGTCATATACGTGGAAAATATACTAAAAATATTCCTTTTACTAATAGTTTTCAATGTATAGATTTTCAAGAATTAATTGAAAGAGAGAAATTATATGAATCATAA
- a CDS encoding TetR/AcrR family transcriptional regulator gives MTKAIRKEREREIRSNDIIDAAEKLFFTEGYDNVAMSDIARETEMARGTLYKYFKNKDDIYAAIAIRASKIISEMFKHIDQKNQTGIEKIKTICITYYEFYKKHRGYYEAYYHSGMFENKESPNLENLRKIRINSFQVVIDALNEGIKDETIRKEVDPAPTALIMLCMSNTVNNLVPVTKMYMENYEMTQDVLFENTLDLVIRSIESIK, from the coding sequence GTGACTAAAGCGATTAGAAAGGAAAGAGAACGTGAAATACGCAGTAATGATATTATAGATGCCGCTGAAAAATTATTTTTCACGGAAGGTTATGATAACGTTGCAATGAGTGACATAGCCCGTGAAACAGAAATGGCAAGGGGCACATTGTACAAGTATTTCAAAAACAAGGATGATATCTACGCTGCCATTGCAATAAGAGCATCAAAAATCATCAGTGAAATGTTTAAACACATCGATCAAAAGAACCAGACAGGAATAGAAAAAATAAAGACTATCTGTATAACATACTACGAATTTTACAAAAAACACAGGGGATACTACGAAGCCTACTATCATTCAGGAATGTTTGAAAATAAAGAGTCTCCAAATCTTGAAAATCTTAGAAAAATCAGGATAAATAGCTTTCAAGTAGTCATAGATGCATTAAACGAAGGGATCAAAGATGAAACCATTAGGAAAGAAGTAGATCCAGCTCCAACAGCATTGATTATGCTATGCATGTCCAATACTGTAAATAATTTAGTTCCAGTCACCAAAATGTATATGGAAAATTATGAGATGACACAGGATGTGCTCTTTGAAAACACATTAGATTTGGTAATACGTTCCATTGAAAGTATAAAATAA
- a CDS encoding DUF1565 domain-containing protein has translation MKYLKIPIFLMVLMIMGSFPGIYAINMVQHDSMNISENNNVTDGARTIYVAKNGTDRNDGLTPETPKRNIENALIAANPGDIIRVASGTYMENLQINKNITLIGDTQNTVIDGQNASNCITISPGVTVTIANFIIKNGGNNRLCDGGGMHNDGILNLENSTITNSTSECGGGIDNGGTMTISRVTIENNRANWNGGGIFNNGILTIKDSTITGNTAARNGGSIDNTATMTLSRVIIVNNSANIDGGGIGNNGLLTIEDSTITNNTAGSGGGIYNTNLLYVYGSTLIGNRATNGGGIFNSNMTFDNRTRAYIDDLTIITYNIPNNYAGKPFIPA, from the coding sequence ATGAAATATTTAAAAATCCCGATATTTTTAATGGTTTTAATGATTATGGGAAGTTTTCCTGGAATCTATGCTATCAACATGGTACAACATGATAGTATGAATATCAGTGAAAATAACAATGTTACAGATGGTGCCAGAACAATATATGTAGCTAAAAATGGTACAGACCGGAATGATGGACTAACACCAGAAACCCCTAAACGAAATATTGAAAACGCTTTAATCGCTGCAAATCCTGGTGACATTATAAGAGTAGCATCCGGTACATACATGGAGAATCTTCAAATCAATAAAAACATCACACTAATTGGAGACACACAAAATACAGTTATTGATGGGCAAAACGCATCCAATTGCATAACCATCTCACCAGGAGTTACAGTCACAATCGCCAACTTCATCATAAAAAATGGAGGGAATAACCGACTTTGTGATGGTGGAGGAATGCATAATGATGGCATTTTAAACCTAGAAAACTCAACAATCACAAACAGTACTTCAGAATGTGGTGGTGGAATCGATAACGGCGGTACAATGACTATAAGTAGGGTAACAATCGAAAACAACCGTGCAAATTGGAATGGTGGAGGAATCTTTAATAATGGTATATTAACTATAAAAGATTCAACAATCACAGGCAATACTGCTGCAAGGAATGGTGGGAGCATTGATAACACCGCAACAATGACTTTAAGTAGGGTAATAATCGTAAACAACAGCGCAAATATTGATGGTGGAGGAATCGGTAATAATGGTTTATTAACTATTGAAGATTCAACAATCACAAACAATACTGCTGGCTCGGGTGGAGGGATTTATAATACAAACTTATTATATGTATATGGCTCAACACTCATTGGTAATAGAGCAACTAATGGTGGAGGCATCTTTAACTCAAATATGACTTTCGATAATAGAACTAGGGCCTATATAGATGATTTAACCATTATAACGTATAATATTCCAAATAATTATGCAGGCAAACCTTTCATACCTGCTTAA
- a CDS encoding PAS domain-containing sensor histidine kinase has protein sequence MIHEDGEHVTSPTKIEGKIHPKIIAEEFIDSKERLYDIINFLPDATFVIDSGEHVIAWNQAMEDLTNIKAEKMLGKGLYEYSIPFYGKRRKLLIDLALSSSKKLESEYYSISRERKSITAEIYIPSLSGKPTYLWGKATTLYNKKGTIVGAIESIRDITSKKMDEKELKQYRENLEDLVEERTDELKKINKQLQIEIGKREKIDRKLKLSRENYRNIFKNAGIGIFQSTPKGKFQKVNSTMAQMFGYESPEDMINSNDEINENIYIDQKHHTNIIKRISASDGILKFETEFIRKNGDKGIADLSIRVVRDKENNPIYFEGFVQDITSRKDTEKLLKESEDKYRTIFENTGAGTVIVHEDNTISLINSEFENITGYSREEVEGKSWTNLVVGDDAEKIRVYRNLRYSEHDTAPNTYEFKFLRKNKSIGYAHITVELIPGTKQLIASIVDITEHKNTEEKLKNLNEKLKRSNAELEQYASVASHDLREPLRMIKSFLELLEDKYTDQLNEEAKSYINYAVDGAKHLDSMIIDLLDYARVGRKEIKYYEVDCEEVLKKTLLNLKSSIDENNASITYEELPVITGNKNQLVELFQNLIGNSIKYRDVEDPNIHISAQKKEGKFLFSVKDNGIGISKKDLERIFVIFQRLHTWDEYEGTGIGLAIAQKIVLQHGGQIWAESEPCHGTVFYFTLTE, from the coding sequence ATGATCCATGAAGATGGGGAGCACGTTACATCCCCTACCAAAATTGAAGGAAAAATTCATCCTAAAATCATTGCTGAAGAATTTATTGATTCTAAAGAGCGTTTATATGATATCATTAACTTTTTACCCGATGCTACTTTTGTAATAGATTCTGGGGAGCATGTAATTGCATGGAACCAAGCCATGGAGGACCTGACAAATATTAAAGCAGAGAAGATGCTTGGAAAGGGCCTTTATGAATATTCAATACCTTTCTACGGTAAAAGAAGAAAGCTTTTAATAGATCTTGCATTATCATCCAGCAAGAAATTAGAAAGTGAATACTACTCAATCTCTAGAGAAAGAAAGTCTATTACAGCCGAAATTTACATCCCATCACTTAGTGGAAAGCCTACCTATTTATGGGGTAAAGCCACCACATTGTACAACAAAAAAGGTACAATTGTAGGTGCAATTGAATCCATAAGGGATATAACATCTAAAAAAATGGATGAAAAAGAGCTTAAGCAATATCGTGAAAACCTTGAAGATTTGGTTGAAGAGCGAACTGATGAGCTTAAAAAAATAAATAAACAGCTTCAAATTGAGATAGGAAAAAGGGAAAAAATAGACAGGAAATTGAAACTGTCACGAGAGAACTATCGAAATATTTTTAAAAATGCAGGAATAGGTATATTCCAATCCACACCCAAAGGAAAGTTTCAAAAAGTCAACAGCACCATGGCACAGATGTTTGGCTATGAATCCCCAGAAGACATGATAAACTCCAATGATGAGATTAATGAAAATATTTACATAGACCAAAAACATCACACAAATATCATTAAAAGAATCAGTGCCAGCGATGGGATTCTTAAATTTGAAACTGAGTTCATTCGAAAAAATGGTGATAAAGGGATTGCAGATCTAAGTATAAGAGTTGTTCGGGATAAGGAAAATAACCCAATCTATTTTGAAGGCTTTGTTCAGGACATCACAAGTAGAAAAGATACAGAAAAGCTTCTTAAAGAATCAGAGGACAAATACAGAACCATATTTGAAAATACTGGAGCTGGAACGGTGATTGTTCACGAAGACAATACTATTTCGCTTATAAATTCTGAGTTTGAAAATATCACTGGCTACTCCCGAGAGGAAGTAGAAGGTAAAAGCTGGACAAATTTGGTGGTAGGGGATGATGCAGAAAAAATTAGGGTTTATCGTAACCTCCGATACAGTGAACATGATACTGCCCCAAATACTTATGAATTCAAGTTTTTAAGGAAAAACAAAAGCATTGGCTATGCTCATATTACTGTAGAACTCATACCAGGCACTAAACAGTTAATTGCTTCTATTGTGGATATTACAGAACATAAAAATACTGAAGAAAAGCTAAAAAACCTAAATGAAAAATTAAAAAGATCCAATGCGGAACTGGAACAGTATGCTTCTGTTGCCTCACACGACCTAAGGGAACCATTACGTATGATAAAAAGTTTCCTTGAATTATTAGAAGATAAATATACCGACCAACTAAATGAAGAAGCAAAATCATATATAAACTATGCTGTGGACGGTGCTAAACATCTGGATTCCATGATAATTGATTTACTAGACTATGCTAGAGTTGGCCGTAAAGAAATAAAGTATTATGAAGTGGATTGTGAAGAAGTACTAAAAAAGACATTACTAAACTTAAAATCTTCAATCGATGAAAATAATGCCAGTATAACATACGAAGAGTTGCCGGTAATTACTGGCAATAAAAATCAGCTGGTCGAACTATTCCAAAACCTGATAGGTAATTCAATAAAGTACAGAGATGTTGAAGATCCAAATATCCATATATCTGCTCAGAAGAAGGAAGGTAAATTTCTTTTTTCTGTAAAGGATAATGGTATTGGGATCTCCAAAAAAGATCTCGAAAGGATATTTGTTATTTTCCAAAGGCTTCACACATGGGATGAGTATGAAGGAACTGGAATTGGACTTGCAATTGCACAGAAAATAGTTCTACAACATGGAGGACAGATCTGGGCCGAATCAGAACCATGTCATGGCACAGTATTCTACTTCACATTAACCGAATAA
- a CDS encoding ATP-binding protein, which yields MNSKKNPFKRRTGVLPSYFTGREDELEELKDIFISTKEGDPGNIIIYGPKGIGKTCLLIKFQEELKDVEEVYAIRIPLVEGSFTDIYTLIVDKCADSLDIKVSSFWDSIKSMGVNISYGIGFTLSREIPPTSPSVAIEKILKVIYKKLKGKDPVLILLFDDLQRILINEDTQRVLSILQNALTELNLKGLKIMFVATGAYDIFSRIQEHTDSAVRIFDPYELRPLTLEEVNDAINIPSKKENVTFTQEVIKRIYEISEGNPYYIQVIAHNCFQEANENRVTLVEFDKAFPTSLNFLSQREFRGMYENAANEEKKILDIFIESDSDILVYKEIKENENIKYEPSKVLKTMVEKNLILKKSRGKYKLRDKMFKEYLKKSNNRN from the coding sequence ATGAATTCAAAAAAAAATCCCTTTAAAAGAAGAACTGGAGTTCTACCTTCTTATTTTACAGGAAGAGAGGATGAACTTGAAGAGTTGAAGGATATATTTATTTCAACCAAAGAAGGAGATCCAGGAAATATAATAATATACGGCCCTAAAGGTATAGGAAAAACCTGTTTACTCATAAAATTCCAGGAAGAATTAAAAGATGTTGAAGAAGTATATGCAATACGAATTCCATTAGTTGAAGGTAGTTTTACAGACATTTACACTCTGATAGTTGATAAATGTGCTGATTCACTAGATATTAAAGTAAGTAGCTTCTGGGATTCAATCAAAAGTATGGGTGTAAATATATCTTATGGGATTGGATTTACATTATCTAGAGAAATTCCGCCTACATCTCCATCAGTTGCTATAGAAAAAATATTAAAAGTAATATACAAAAAACTCAAAGGAAAAGATCCAGTATTAATCCTTCTATTTGATGATTTACAACGTATATTAATAAATGAAGATACTCAACGAGTATTGAGCATATTACAGAATGCTTTAACTGAATTAAATCTTAAAGGTTTAAAAATAATGTTCGTAGCTACAGGTGCATATGATATATTCTCTAGAATACAAGAACATACAGATTCAGCTGTCAGAATTTTCGATCCATATGAATTAAGGCCATTAACACTCGAAGAAGTTAATGATGCGATAAATATTCCTTCCAAAAAAGAAAATGTAACATTTACTCAAGAAGTAATTAAAAGAATTTATGAAATTTCTGAAGGCAATCCATATTACATACAAGTTATAGCTCACAATTGTTTCCAAGAAGCGAATGAAAATCGAGTTACATTAGTAGAATTTGATAAAGCTTTTCCAACATCTCTTAATTTTTTATCTCAGCGAGAATTTAGGGGTATGTATGAAAACGCTGCAAATGAAGAAAAAAAAATACTTGACATATTCATTGAGAGTGATTCTGATATTTTAGTTTATAAAGAAATTAAAGAAAATGAAAATATTAAATATGAACCTTCCAAAGTGTTAAAAACGATGGTAGAAAAGAATCTCATCTTGAAAAAATCCAGAGGTAAATATAAACTCAGAGATAAGATGTTTAAAGAATATCTTAAGAAATCAAATAATCGAAATTAG
- a CDS encoding DUF2769 domain-containing protein, with protein MDKFEQLIHDVMELSESERNKKIEEYKGSCICPTCPTWNKCAENANEKLFCVTGKNLDCIKELKGCMCPTCPLAISLDVGKIYNSYCLYGSEMEQRG; from the coding sequence ATGGATAAATTTGAGCAATTAATTCACGATGTAATGGAACTATCAGAAAGTGAGAGAAATAAAAAAATAGAAGAATATAAAGGATCATGTATATGTCCAACATGTCCAACATGGAATAAATGTGCAGAAAATGCTAATGAAAAATTATTCTGTGTAACTGGGAAAAATTTGGATTGTATTAAAGAACTAAAGGGCTGTATGTGTCCTACATGTCCATTGGCCATATCCCTTGATGTGGGAAAAATATACAATTCATACTGTTTATATGGCAGTGAAATGGAGCAAAGAGGATAA
- a CDS encoding cupredoxin domain-containing protein gives MDRNLIFVGVFLIFGIVAVSGCTSSQTSIVTIQNSSFNPSTLNVQVGTTVTWINKDTTTHDVVSDTGLFNSGNLTNGMSYNYTFNQTGSFAYHSAIQPSMTGTIVVSTNSPSSNGSSNSTSGGSGIKY, from the coding sequence ATGGATAGAAATTTAATATTTGTGGGGGTTTTCTTGATTTTTGGTATTGTTGCAGTTTCGGGGTGTACATCAAGTCAAACCTCCATCGTGACAATACAAAACTCGTCTTTTAATCCATCAACATTGAATGTTCAAGTTGGAACTACAGTAACTTGGATTAATAAAGATACAACAACACACGATGTTGTGAGTGATACTGGCTTGTTTAACAGTGGTAATCTAACTAATGGAATGAGTTATAACTATACTTTCAATCAAACTGGAAGTTTCGCATACCATTCTGCTATCCAACCATCTATGACCGGTACCATAGTTGTTTCTACAAATTCACCATCAAGTAATGGTAGTTCAAATAGTACATCAGGTGGATCTGGAATAAAATATTAA
- a CDS encoding ImmA/IrrE family metallo-endopeptidase: MNVDSETIEEWEETGEISYSKLLKLAGYYQRPPATFFNINDPIYTDFIPDLRTIKSQKKHKITPEFSFEIRNAKLRRMKILNLEEESNNLIIPYFEFKDIKTKDSQVIPEIITDKLKMNQGTRRRKDLDYWIEKVESLGVLVFQFYKVDPNEVRGYALYYDKLPVIGINHREYENGKKFTLFHELAHLILKTEGFSNFDNYFLKNDEKICNRIAAESLVPAKLLKIKLNQIDIYPLDTKIHSLSKLFRVSKEVIIRRMLDLQIISKEIYKEKQNEWDKLIAPKKTTQKTTRKTKEKKILNKLKKKDSINEYSKLASKALTRNGHYYTSIILEAFDEELISIDDLAEDLEEPIEVVSEIRNKINSEDSDD, translated from the coding sequence ATGAATGTTGATAGTGAAACTATCGAGGAATGGGAAGAAACAGGAGAAATTAGTTACAGTAAACTTCTGAAACTGGCCGGATATTATCAAAGACCCCCTGCAACGTTTTTTAATATTAATGATCCCATATACACTGATTTTATTCCGGATTTAAGAACAATAAAAAGTCAAAAAAAACATAAGATAACTCCTGAATTTAGTTTTGAGATAAGAAATGCAAAACTAAGAAGAATGAAGATACTTAACTTAGAAGAAGAATCAAATAACCTAATAATCCCTTATTTTGAATTTAAAGATATAAAAACCAAAGATTCACAAGTGATACCTGAAATAATAACGGATAAACTTAAAATGAATCAAGGTACTAGAAGACGTAAAGATTTAGATTATTGGATAGAAAAAGTTGAAAGTTTAGGTGTATTGGTTTTTCAATTCTATAAGGTTGATCCTAATGAAGTTAGAGGATATGCGTTATATTATGATAAATTACCAGTTATTGGAATTAATCATCGAGAATATGAAAATGGTAAAAAATTTACATTATTCCATGAATTAGCTCATCTTATTCTTAAAACTGAGGGTTTCAGCAATTTTGATAATTATTTTTTAAAGAACGATGAAAAAATCTGCAATCGAATAGCAGCAGAATCTTTAGTTCCTGCTAAACTTTTAAAAATCAAATTAAACCAAATTGACATTTACCCACTGGATACTAAGATTCATTCTTTATCAAAATTATTTAGAGTAAGTAAAGAAGTGATTATTAGGAGAATGCTTGATTTACAAATTATATCTAAAGAAATTTATAAAGAAAAACAGAATGAATGGGATAAACTAATAGCACCTAAAAAAACCACACAAAAAACTACAAGAAAAACTAAAGAAAAGAAAATTCTTAATAAACTTAAAAAAAAGGATTCTATTAATGAATACTCTAAATTAGCAAGTAAGGCATTGACACGTAATGGACATTATTATACATCAATTATTTTAGAAGCTTTTGATGAAGAATTGATATCTATAGATGATTTAGCTGAAGATTTAGAAGAACCTATAGAAGTAGTATCAGAAATCAGGAATAAAATAAATTCGGAGGATTCTGATGACTGA